A DNA window from Coffea arabica cultivar ET-39 chromosome 6c, Coffea Arabica ET-39 HiFi, whole genome shotgun sequence contains the following coding sequences:
- the LOC140008249 gene encoding uncharacterized protein, producing the protein MAPQQEEGGWPLGLRPLNVRVGLARNPELDGSVSFNTLLTGSPTSSTASSSALDTESTGSFFCDKSITLGSLIGISGFLELSRRSTRGRIPDPLREKRSSYKSKAWLFSLCSRLSTDAVSIKNTPSLGHLLEAERLAASIYRRSRSPLIYGTDNLSRVPTAADANALFVEGRVAPSRSSTRIGQDCERSLGEGLLQDDAYGAPLLFSCLCGSLTH; encoded by the exons ATGGCACCGCAGCAG GAAGAGGGTGGGTGGCCTCTTGGGCTCCGACCACTTAATGTTAGAGTTGGGTTAGCCAGAAACCCTGAACTTGATGGATCGGTTTCCTTCAACACGTTGCTTACTGGTTCCCCAACTTCCTCCACCGCTTCTTCCTCTGCTCTTGATACAGAG TCCACAGGTTCTTTCTTTTGTGATAAGAGCATCACTCTAGGAAGCCTCATAGGCATCTCTGGCTTTCTAGAGCTCTCTCGAAGATCAACAAGGGGCAGAATACCTGATCCACTGAGAGAAAAGAGGAGTAGTTACAAATCAAAAGCTTGGTTATTCTCACTTTGCTCAAGGCTGAGCACTGACGCTGTAAGCATTAAGAACACTCCGTCTCTTGGTCACTTGCTTGAAGCCGAGAGGCTAGCTGCCAGCATTTACAGGAGGAGTCGGAGCCCCCTAATTTATGGGACTGACAATTTGTCTCGAGTTCCGACTGCAGCAGATGCCAATGCGTTGTTTGTCGAAGGCCGTGTTGCTCCTTCTCGATCAAGTACTCGTATTGGTCAAGATTGCGAAAGAAGCTTAGGAGAAGGCTTACTCCAAGATGATGCTTATGGAGCTCCATTGCTTTTTTCTTGTCTGTGTGGAAGTCTGACACACTAA
- the LOC140008248 gene encoding putative E3 ubiquitin-protein ligase XBAT31, translating into MGQAASCRVSAASEHELFSTVQNGELETVETMVDEDPTILGLTTVHGRLSALHVAAANGQNQVLSMLLDRSFHPDVLNRHKQTPLMLAAMHGKHSCVERLIQAGANILMFDSVNGRTCLHYAAYYGHSDCLQSILSAANTSPVAQSWGFARFLNIRDGNGATPLHLAARQRRAECVRLLLSKGALVCASTGGYSCPGSTPLHLAARGGSLECVRELLAWGADRLQRDLSGRIPYMVALKHKHDGCAALLNPSAPEPLTWPSSLKFISDLSPEAKALLEGALIEVNKARGRLILKGMPDTDVPIADSVAGDVDPQVSNVEVCCICFEQACTIEVQNCGHQMCARCALSLCCYNKPSPSTNIIKAPVCPFCRSSITQLVAAKICANGDVELDLCPSQPRRSQKSFNQSEGSSSFKSLSSLGSFTRISGRKFAADGDEGFDKR; encoded by the exons ATGGGCCAGGCAGCGAGTTGCAGAGTGTCGGCGGCCAGTGAACATGAACTATTCAGTACTGTCCAAAATGGTGAGTTGGAAACAGTTGAAACTATGGTTGATGAAGATCCTACTATCTTGGGACTGACCACTGTCCATGGGAGGCTCTCCGCTCTACACGTAGCAGCTGCCAATGGGCAGAATCAG gTTCTATCCATGCTTTTGGATCGGTCTTTCCATCCGGATGTTTTAAACCGCCACAAACAG ACCCCATTGATGTTAGCTGCTATGCATGGGAAGCATTCCTGCGTGGAAAGGCTCATTCAAGCAGGAGCTAAC ATATTGATGTTTGATTCCGTGAATGGAAGAACCTGTTTGCATTATGCTGCTTACTATGGTCATTCAGATTGCTTGCAATCTATTCTTTCTGCTGCCAATACCTCCCCAGTTGCCCAGTCTTG GGGATTTGCAAGATTCTTGAACATAAGGGATGGAAATGGGGCAACCCCATTGCATTTAGCAGCCCGCCAAAGACGAGCAGAGTGTGTTCGTTTGCTATTGAGTAAAGGGGCTCTGGTGTGTGCCTCCACAGGTGGATACAG CTGCCCAGGCAGTACACCACTTCATTTGGCAGCACGTGGAGGTTCGTTGGAATGTGTTCGTGAATTGCTTGCTTGGGGTGCAGATCGACTTCAGAGAGATTTGTCTGG GAGGATACCTTACATGGTTGCCTTGAAGCACAAGCACGATGGATGTGCTGCATTATTAAATCCTTCAGCTCCAGAGCCTTTGACTTGGCCATCATCCTTGAAGTTCATCAGCGACCTTAGCCCCGAGGCAAAGGCACTATTAGAAGGGGCCCTAATTGAAGTCAATAAGGCAAGGGGGAGGTTGATCTTGAAGGGGATGCCTGACACAGATGTACCAATTGCCGACTCTGTGGCTGGTGATGTTGATCCTCAG GTAAGCAACGTCGAGGTATGCTGCATCTGCTTCGAGCAGGCGTGTACGATTGAGGTTCAAAATTGTGGTCACCAGATGTGTGCCCGTTGCGCCCTATCCTTGTGTTGCTACAACAAACCAAGTCCTTCGACCAATATTATCAAGGCACCCGTCTGTCCCTTTTGCAGAAGCAGCATCACTCAGCTAGTTGCTGCAAAGATCTGTGCCAACGGTGATGTTGAACTGGATTTATGCCCATCACAGCCAAGACGATCACAAAAGTCATTCAACCAGAGTGAAGGTAGTAGTAGCTTCAAGAGcctttcatccttgggttcattCACGAGGATAAGTGGGCGCAAGTTTGCTGCTGATGGTGATGAGGGGTTCGATAAACGGTAG